The Alkalihalobacillus sp. LMS6 genomic interval TTTAGTATACAAGATCCATGTTTGATTGTAAAAACAAGGGTTTCATCATTGACACGCTACAGCCAATGCGATATCTTTTTGATGTAGAAGATCTTACAAGAGAGAAAAACGAATTTATCAATGTATTGGGAGTGGAACTATGGAGAAAGCAACGATTTTTTTTGATATTGATGGGACGCTTTTAGATGACAACAAGGAATTGCCTTCATCGACAAAAGAATCGATTAAACAGCTACAACGGGATGGGCATCATGTTGCAATCGCAACGGGTAGAGCCCCTTATTTTTTTAAAGAATTACGAGATGAGCTGAACATTGATTCCTACATTTGTTTTAATGGACAATACGTCGTTTATAAAGGCGAGCTCATTTATCAAGATACTTTAAACCCAACAACATTTAGTCGCTTCGAGCGCTATGCCTCAACGTCTAATCATCCACTCATTTTTATGTCTGCAGATGCGTTTACAGCAAATCACGCGGATCATCCTGATATTCGAGAAAGTATGTCATCTTTAAAATTAGATTTACCCACTTATAACCCTAATTATTATGAACAAAGCCATTTACATCAAGCCTTGTTATTTTGTAAACCAGATGAAGAAGCAGACTACCGTGAGCGGTTTCCAGATTTTAAATTCGTACGCTGGCATCCTCTATCCGTAGACGTCCTCCCAGTTAACGGTTCGAAAGCAATTGGGATTTCGAAATTTATTGCACACGCAGGGATTGATTTAAAAAGTGTTTACGCATTCGGTGATCAATTAAATGATCTTGAGATGCTCTCCTATGTTGAACATGGCGTAGCGATGGGAAATGCGCCTCAAGAAGTACAATCGCAAGCTCGTTACATTACGAAACATGTTAATGAAGATGGCATCAAGCATGGCCTTTCCCTTGTTGGGTTACTGAATTAACACGCCAAAGGTATATAAAAAGAGCACGCAGGAGCGTGCTCTTTCTTTCGTGCTTATGTAAACATCTTTCAAACGCGCCTAGCAGGATTCGAACCCACAACGCGAGAACCGGAATCTCGTGTGATATCCCCTTTCACCATAGGCGCCAACGACACGTATAAATATACTTGAATGAGAGGGAGTTGTCAATTATAAAATCTCCCTCTAGCCATAATTAAGAAGATTGATGGTTCTTTTCGCCCTCAGCAAACATCACTTTAAAACGCTCGTTAATGTCTTCTTCCTTATACCCTGCTTGTCCAAGACGAACGCCAAAATTCTTCGCATAGAGTTGAAGACGCTGTGACATCTTTTTATATTTCTTTGCTTCTGTACCTTTTACTTCACTAGCACGACCGTCTGCATTTGAAATCACATTTTCCACAACAAACAACGCTTTCCATAGTGTCTCTTCATCCATTCCTTGGTGAATGGTGCTTAACTCGTCAACAACCTCTTTATAGAATTGCTGAAATTCTTTAAACGTAATGTCATCTTCCATGTTCAAGTAATGCTGAATTTTATCATATTGTTCTTGCATGATTTTACCCCCTTTGCTCTTGGCTATTATACCATAGGAAACTTTGGCATGCGACTGTATCGAAAAAAAGAGGACTCCCCCTAAAAAGGAGAAAACTCCTCCTTGGGGCAAGTCCTGTGGTCTTATTTACAGTGAGCATCAAATGCTTGTTCAAGTTTTTGAACAACTTGGATCGGCTCATGACCTTCAATTTCATGACGCTCGACCATCATTTGAATCTCGCCATCTTTTAAAAGCGCAAATGAAGGGGAAGATGGACCATATCCTTTAAAGAACTCTCTTGCTCGAGCAGTCGCTTCTTTATCTTGACCAGCAAAAACAGTCACAAAACGATCTGGTGTTGCCTCATAATTCTTCATATAAGCGGCAGCAGGACGCGCAATACCACCGGCACACCCACAGACTGAGTTCACCATAACGAGCGTTGTTCCTTTTTCTGTTAACGATTGCTCAACGTCCTCGGCTGTTTGTAATTGCGTATAGCCTGCTTGAACCATATCATTTCTCGCATCTTGTACGACATCATTCATGAAAAAATTAAATTGTTGCATGAAATCACCCTCCTTCCCTTATATTTTAGGGGAAACGATTGGTTTGCACAAGTTTTTAAAATCAAACTTAGTAGATCGACGTCGTCTCATCGATTGATTCAAGTTTTGTTTTAATTGATTGTAAAAATTTCCCACAAATTAAACCATCTAGCACGCGGTGATCAAGGGATAGACAGAGATTGACCATGTGCCGAATCGCAATAACTTCACCTGCTTCTGTATCCATCACAACAGGACGCTTGACGATTGACTCAACAGACATAATCGCTGCTTGAGGTGCGTTAATGATAGGCTGAGACATAATGGAGCCAAACGAACCTGTATTATTAATGGTAAACGTTCCTCCGCTCATATCTTCGCTTTTCAATTGACCAGCTCTTACTTTTTTTGCTAACTCATTCGTACGTTTCGCTAATCCTTTAACAGTCAGCTCATCTGCATCTTTAATTACTGGTACAAACAGTGCGTCGTCTGTTGCAACAGCCATCGATAGGTTAACATCTTTTTTGCGAATAATTTTGTCGCCAGCCCACTGCGCATTCACTTCAGGATATTCCTTTAACGCTTCGACACATGCCTTCATAAAGAAAGGCAAATACGTA includes:
- a CDS encoding Cof-type HAD-IIB family hydrolase; the encoded protein is MEKATIFFDIDGTLLDDNKELPSSTKESIKQLQRDGHHVAIATGRAPYFFKELRDELNIDSYICFNGQYVVYKGELIYQDTLNPTTFSRFERYASTSNHPLIFMSADAFTANHADHPDIRESMSSLKLDLPTYNPNYYEQSHLHQALLFCKPDEEADYRERFPDFKFVRWHPLSVDVLPVNGSKAIGISKFIAHAGIDLKSVYAFGDQLNDLEMLSYVEHGVAMGNAPQEVQSQARYITKHVNEDGIKHGLSLVGLLN
- a CDS encoding BrxA/BrxB family bacilliredoxin, which gives rise to MQQFNFFMNDVVQDARNDMVQAGYTQLQTAEDVEQSLTEKGTTLVMVNSVCGCAGGIARPAAAYMKNYEATPDRFVTVFAGQDKEATARAREFFKGYGPSSPSFALLKDGEIQMMVERHEIEGHEPIQVVQKLEQAFDAHCK